Proteins from a single region of Anastrepha ludens isolate Willacy chromosome 5, idAnaLude1.1, whole genome shotgun sequence:
- the LOC128863655 gene encoding uncharacterized protein LOC128863655 isoform X1 — protein MPAFCAVQNCGDKYGHADNISFHKFPFKRQELMQKWLDFSQRGPDWQPSKWSAICSRHFRDEDFNCSADRRILKKTAVPCVPVSKHLQGTENANIPTQHNEEISKESCLQQTKEKVPTACAKPSTETLEEGCEDFEEEDERRLRSAHLPNSPSAPKIKCRLCGSACLSVVSFSTNFEIYGMIQKCFPTLNIQKDDHLPKEMCRVCLKRLESFSRFVDKVLETQSELQRKYRTEKANNSARAVERQLKVKQEPVVRVKQEVAEGLESFLSDDLEMGVDEACDQEQETESNVEHKYDFCDFPMLNAQDIINNCDIMEIINLDDPFINIPDDDANTNCENGSHAQQDQDREHTKRRQQSDKRPLPSAHELLQTHLLSEEHNYAYTAEDLKEEWQLKNIYKTEKTEGGDYGESVEYMANVEPEDDEQAGYVGDDHQQGENDDTTDMYKENYPPTSRLETTNADTDKLSGTESTTSISPATETRSTRPIVTSVSELAEASVTLPNGAATDTVRNEKLVVTAVNDISAPTTDNAAASAVASISSSSSVANKTHAKPNIVVLNESIVKSSSVFQLHTCHCCHLKFFSVESLNQHYNVAHQSQTQVDQESQLHPEQQKLQGEHAQQQQQQMQQMHDPYNQQQQNMVTQNHYQQQQPEQLPMVSVPAEYLWKPYGAGNDVSSEALNYNCKLEKEFSLPTVQADRTQKAEDCLTYQQPNVFGQLLGFANPNPTKNTFITPNFAGKDASSIGAPNVVRILEMKRTFLRQHEPYNSIDNVSSDYGKIPTNSNDPTKSGNFSATNVHRTENQLKTPAPATPPPPQKRRKHSIKINSSVIARLSALERKVSAAAAPDSIVAEYRHLRRRYMMLQRKYKCLSVQVHGKHYRAATKANAASSPINSIVPTKKQTAKKVKFCFRCRICLAQFKSIYHLLRHRHARKHWPPKLAPKHFAATCCGCEKFFRHKIALHNHMRYICQALPLCWFKLQMRTFKCRCCRRSTFNHWRLYRRHEVRCKLARQRKKQAGPIHQSPANRKQRGRRARTLPPNISNTGRTSRTVPPPLPAKCKQQTSSPREYICPICAKVFASANSLNQHSITHTDQRRHQCRLCARAFKRRNGLTQHVRGFHLQLKPHTCTVCQRSYALKSDMLRCRHAAVKRANSGIAQKKNQSANSAKGRK, from the exons ATGCCTGCATTTTGTGCTGTACAAAATTGCGGCGATAAATATGGACATGCAGATAATATTTCCTTCCACAA atttccCTTCAAGCGACAGGAGCTGATGCAGAAATGGCTTGATTTCTCCCAACGCGGTCCCGACTGGCAACCATCGAAATGGAGTGCTATTTGTAGCCGCCATTTTCGTGATGAGGACTTCAATTGTTCGGCCGACCGTAGGATATTAAAAAAGACGGCCGTGCCTTGTGTACCTGTGTCAAAGCATTTGCAAGGCACAGAAAATGCCAACATTCCCACTCAACATAATGAAGAAATTTCCAAGGAAAGCTGTTTGCAGCAAACTAAGGAAAAAGTGCCCACAGCATGTGCCAAACCCAGTACAGAGACATTGGAGGAGGGTTGCGAAGATTTCGAAGAAGAGGATGAAcgc CGATTGCGGAGCGCACATTTGCCAAATTCGCCGAGTGCACCGAAAATTAAGTGCCGTTTGTGTGGCAGCGCTTGCTTATCTGTGGTGTCTTTTTCAAcgaatttcgaaatttatggTATGATACAAAAATGCTTTCCCACACTCAATATACAAAAGGATGATCATTTGCCAAAGGAAATGTGTCGCGTGTGCCTTAAACGTCTAGAAAGTTTTTCACGCTTTGTGGACAAAGTGCTCGAAACGCAGAGTGAGTTGCAGCGAAAATACCGTACAGAAAAGGCGAACAATAGCGCACGTGCCGTGGAGCGACAGCTTAAGGTGAAGCAAGAGCCCGTAGTGCGTGTGAAGCAAGAAGTTGCGGAGGGACTTGAGAGTTTTTTGTCCGACGACTTGGAAATGGGCGTGGATGAAGCTTGCGATCAGGAGCAGGAAACTGAATCTAATGTTGAACATAAATATGATTTCTGTGATTTTCCAATGTTGAATGCTCaagatattataaataattgtgaTATAATGGAGATCATTAATTTAGACGATCCATTCATAAACATACCAGATGATGATGCGAACACGAATTGTGAAAATGGCTCACATGCGCAGCAGGACCAAGATCGGGAGCACACAAAACGACGGCAACAGTCAGATAAACGACCTTTACCTAGTGCGCATGAGTTATTGCAGACGCACTTGCTCAGCGAAGAACACAATTATGCGTATACGGCGGAGGATTTGAAAGAGGaatggcaattgaaaaatatttataagacaGAGAAGACCGAAGGTGGCGATTATGGAGAGAGCGTCGAATATATGGCAAATGTGGAACCTGAAGATGATGAACAAGCGGGCTATGTAGGAGATGATCATCAGCAAGGTGAAAATGATGATACCACGGACATGTATA aAGAAAACTATCCGCCTACCAGCAGGTTAGAAACCACTAATGCAGACACCGATAAACTGTCCGGCACCGAATCAACAACTTCAATATCACCTGCGACCGAGACACGTTCAACGAGACCAATAGTCACTTCAGTAAGCGAACTCGCAGAGGCATCAGTAACTTTGCCCAATGGTGCGGCCACTGATACAGTTCGTAACGAAAAACTGGTGGTGACTGCAGTAAATGACATTTCAGCACCAACTACCGACAATGCCGCTGCCTCAGCGGTAGCAAGTATTTCATCATCATCCTCAGTTGCAAATAAAACGCATGCCAAACCAAATATTGTTGTGCTGAATGAAAGCATTGTTAAATCTTCATCTGTCTTTCAACTGCATACATGCCATTGTTGTCATTTGAAGTTCTTCAGTGTCGAGTCGCTAAATCAACACTATAACGTAGCGCATCAGTCACAAACACAAGTGGATCAAGAATCGCAGTTACATCCAGAGCAGCAGAAGCTGCAGGGTGAGCAtgcgcaacagcagcagcagcaaatgcaGCAGATGCATGACCCATATAATCAGCAGCAACAAAACATGGTGACGCAAAATCattatcagcaacaacaaccagagCAATTACCGATGGTTAGTGTGCCAGCTGAGTATCTTTGGAAGCCTTACGGTGCGGGTAATGATGTCAGTAGTGAGGCGCTCAACTATAATTGCAAATTGGAAAAGGAATTTAGTTTACCGACTGTGCAGGCAGATAGAACACAAAAGGCAGAAGATTGTCTTACCTATCAACAGCCTAATGTGTTTGGACAGCTGTTGGGATTTGCCAATCCAAACCCAACAAAGAATACATTCATAACGCCAAATTTCGCCGGAAAAGATGCGTCTTCCATTGGCGCACCGAACGTAGTAAGAATTCTGGAAATGAAGCGCACATTTCTGCGACAGCATGAACCGTACAACAGCATTGATAACGTTTCGTCCGATTATGGCAAAATACCTACCAACAGCAATGATCCAACAAAGTCCGGCAACTTTAGCGCCACTAATGTACATCGAACGGAAAATCAGTTGAAAACTCCTGCGCCTGCGACACCACCGCCGCCACAAAAGCGTCGCAAGCatagcataaaaataaatagcagCGTAATAGCACGCCTTAgtgcgctcgaacgcaaagtaAGCGCCGCAGCTGCGCCGGACTCTATAGTTGCTGAGTATCGACATTTGCGTCGGCGCTACATGATGCTGCAGCGTAAATATAAATGTCTGTCGGTGCAAGTACATGGGAAGCACTACAGGGCCGCTACCAAGGCCAATGCCGCATCCTCACCCATCAACTCTATTGTGCCCACAAAAAAGCAAACAGcgaagaaagtgaaattttgctTTCGCTGTCGCATTTGCCTGGCACAATTCAAGAGCATTTACCACTTACTGCGGCACAGACACGCACGCAAACATTGGCCGCCCAAACTCGCGCCCAAACATTTTGCCGCCACTTGCTGTGGCTGTGAGAAATTCTTTCGACACAAAATCGCCCTACACAATCACATGCGCTATATTTGCCAAGCGCTGCCGTTGTGCTGGTTCAAATTGCAAATGCGCACATTTAAATGCCGTTGCTGTCGGCGCAGCACATTTAATCACTGGCGCCTCTATCGACGGCACGAAGTCAGATGCAAATTAGCCAGGCAACGCAAAAAACAAGCAGGTCCAATTCATCAAAGTCCTGCAAACAGGAAACAACGTGGAAGGAGAGCGCGCACCTTGCCGCCCAACATAAGCAACACAGGTCGAACTTCTCGCACTGTGCCCCCACCGCTGCCCGCAAAGTGCAAACAGCAAACATCGTCACCGCGTGAGTATATCTGTCCAATATGCGCCAAAGTGTTCGCCTCAGCGAACAGTCTCAACCAGCACAGCATCACACACACCGATCAAAGGCGCCACCAGTGCCGCTTGTGTGCGCGTGCCTTCAAGCGTCGCAATGGGTTAACACAGCATGTGCGCGGTTTCCATCTGCAGCTAAAGCCGCATACCTGCACTGTATGCCAGCGCTCCTATGCGCTCAAGAGTGATATGCTACGTTGCCGTCATGCGGCGGTCAAACGGGCCAACAGTGGCATAGCGCAGAAGAAGAATCAAAGCGCAAACAGCGCAAAGGGGCGAAAGTAA
- the LOC128863655 gene encoding uncharacterized protein LOC128863655 isoform X2 — MPAFCAVQNCGDKYGHADNISFHKFPFKRQELMQKWLDFSQRGPDWQPSKWSAICSRHFRDEDFNCSADRRILKKTAVPCVPVSKHLQGTENANIPTQHNEEISKESCLQQTKEKVPTACAKPSTETLEEGCEDFEEEDERRLRSAHLPNSPSAPKIKCRLCGSACLSVVSFSTNFEIYGMIQKCFPTLNIQKDDHLPKEMCRVCLKRLESFSRFVDKVLETQSELQRKYRTEKANNSARAVERQLKVKQEPVVRVKQEVAEGLESFLSDDLEMGVDEACDQEQETESNVEHKYDFCDFPMLNAQDIINNCDIMEIINLDDPFINIPDDDANTNCENGSHAQQDQDREHTKRRQQSDKRPLPSAHELLQTHLLSEEHNYAYTAEDLKEEWQLKNIYKTEKTEGGDYGESVEYMANVEPEDDEQAGYVGDDHQQGENDDTTDMYKNYPPTSRLETTNADTDKLSGTESTTSISPATETRSTRPIVTSVSELAEASVTLPNGAATDTVRNEKLVVTAVNDISAPTTDNAAASAVASISSSSSVANKTHAKPNIVVLNESIVKSSSVFQLHTCHCCHLKFFSVESLNQHYNVAHQSQTQVDQESQLHPEQQKLQGEHAQQQQQQMQQMHDPYNQQQQNMVTQNHYQQQQPEQLPMVSVPAEYLWKPYGAGNDVSSEALNYNCKLEKEFSLPTVQADRTQKAEDCLTYQQPNVFGQLLGFANPNPTKNTFITPNFAGKDASSIGAPNVVRILEMKRTFLRQHEPYNSIDNVSSDYGKIPTNSNDPTKSGNFSATNVHRTENQLKTPAPATPPPPQKRRKHSIKINSSVIARLSALERKVSAAAAPDSIVAEYRHLRRRYMMLQRKYKCLSVQVHGKHYRAATKANAASSPINSIVPTKKQTAKKVKFCFRCRICLAQFKSIYHLLRHRHARKHWPPKLAPKHFAATCCGCEKFFRHKIALHNHMRYICQALPLCWFKLQMRTFKCRCCRRSTFNHWRLYRRHEVRCKLARQRKKQAGPIHQSPANRKQRGRRARTLPPNISNTGRTSRTVPPPLPAKCKQQTSSPREYICPICAKVFASANSLNQHSITHTDQRRHQCRLCARAFKRRNGLTQHVRGFHLQLKPHTCTVCQRSYALKSDMLRCRHAAVKRANSGIAQKKNQSANSAKGRK; from the exons ATGCCTGCATTTTGTGCTGTACAAAATTGCGGCGATAAATATGGACATGCAGATAATATTTCCTTCCACAA atttccCTTCAAGCGACAGGAGCTGATGCAGAAATGGCTTGATTTCTCCCAACGCGGTCCCGACTGGCAACCATCGAAATGGAGTGCTATTTGTAGCCGCCATTTTCGTGATGAGGACTTCAATTGTTCGGCCGACCGTAGGATATTAAAAAAGACGGCCGTGCCTTGTGTACCTGTGTCAAAGCATTTGCAAGGCACAGAAAATGCCAACATTCCCACTCAACATAATGAAGAAATTTCCAAGGAAAGCTGTTTGCAGCAAACTAAGGAAAAAGTGCCCACAGCATGTGCCAAACCCAGTACAGAGACATTGGAGGAGGGTTGCGAAGATTTCGAAGAAGAGGATGAAcgc CGATTGCGGAGCGCACATTTGCCAAATTCGCCGAGTGCACCGAAAATTAAGTGCCGTTTGTGTGGCAGCGCTTGCTTATCTGTGGTGTCTTTTTCAAcgaatttcgaaatttatggTATGATACAAAAATGCTTTCCCACACTCAATATACAAAAGGATGATCATTTGCCAAAGGAAATGTGTCGCGTGTGCCTTAAACGTCTAGAAAGTTTTTCACGCTTTGTGGACAAAGTGCTCGAAACGCAGAGTGAGTTGCAGCGAAAATACCGTACAGAAAAGGCGAACAATAGCGCACGTGCCGTGGAGCGACAGCTTAAGGTGAAGCAAGAGCCCGTAGTGCGTGTGAAGCAAGAAGTTGCGGAGGGACTTGAGAGTTTTTTGTCCGACGACTTGGAAATGGGCGTGGATGAAGCTTGCGATCAGGAGCAGGAAACTGAATCTAATGTTGAACATAAATATGATTTCTGTGATTTTCCAATGTTGAATGCTCaagatattataaataattgtgaTATAATGGAGATCATTAATTTAGACGATCCATTCATAAACATACCAGATGATGATGCGAACACGAATTGTGAAAATGGCTCACATGCGCAGCAGGACCAAGATCGGGAGCACACAAAACGACGGCAACAGTCAGATAAACGACCTTTACCTAGTGCGCATGAGTTATTGCAGACGCACTTGCTCAGCGAAGAACACAATTATGCGTATACGGCGGAGGATTTGAAAGAGGaatggcaattgaaaaatatttataagacaGAGAAGACCGAAGGTGGCGATTATGGAGAGAGCGTCGAATATATGGCAAATGTGGAACCTGAAGATGATGAACAAGCGGGCTATGTAGGAGATGATCATCAGCAAGGTGAAAATGATGATACCACGGACATGTATA AAAACTATCCGCCTACCAGCAGGTTAGAAACCACTAATGCAGACACCGATAAACTGTCCGGCACCGAATCAACAACTTCAATATCACCTGCGACCGAGACACGTTCAACGAGACCAATAGTCACTTCAGTAAGCGAACTCGCAGAGGCATCAGTAACTTTGCCCAATGGTGCGGCCACTGATACAGTTCGTAACGAAAAACTGGTGGTGACTGCAGTAAATGACATTTCAGCACCAACTACCGACAATGCCGCTGCCTCAGCGGTAGCAAGTATTTCATCATCATCCTCAGTTGCAAATAAAACGCATGCCAAACCAAATATTGTTGTGCTGAATGAAAGCATTGTTAAATCTTCATCTGTCTTTCAACTGCATACATGCCATTGTTGTCATTTGAAGTTCTTCAGTGTCGAGTCGCTAAATCAACACTATAACGTAGCGCATCAGTCACAAACACAAGTGGATCAAGAATCGCAGTTACATCCAGAGCAGCAGAAGCTGCAGGGTGAGCAtgcgcaacagcagcagcagcaaatgcaGCAGATGCATGACCCATATAATCAGCAGCAACAAAACATGGTGACGCAAAATCattatcagcaacaacaaccagagCAATTACCGATGGTTAGTGTGCCAGCTGAGTATCTTTGGAAGCCTTACGGTGCGGGTAATGATGTCAGTAGTGAGGCGCTCAACTATAATTGCAAATTGGAAAAGGAATTTAGTTTACCGACTGTGCAGGCAGATAGAACACAAAAGGCAGAAGATTGTCTTACCTATCAACAGCCTAATGTGTTTGGACAGCTGTTGGGATTTGCCAATCCAAACCCAACAAAGAATACATTCATAACGCCAAATTTCGCCGGAAAAGATGCGTCTTCCATTGGCGCACCGAACGTAGTAAGAATTCTGGAAATGAAGCGCACATTTCTGCGACAGCATGAACCGTACAACAGCATTGATAACGTTTCGTCCGATTATGGCAAAATACCTACCAACAGCAATGATCCAACAAAGTCCGGCAACTTTAGCGCCACTAATGTACATCGAACGGAAAATCAGTTGAAAACTCCTGCGCCTGCGACACCACCGCCGCCACAAAAGCGTCGCAAGCatagcataaaaataaatagcagCGTAATAGCACGCCTTAgtgcgctcgaacgcaaagtaAGCGCCGCAGCTGCGCCGGACTCTATAGTTGCTGAGTATCGACATTTGCGTCGGCGCTACATGATGCTGCAGCGTAAATATAAATGTCTGTCGGTGCAAGTACATGGGAAGCACTACAGGGCCGCTACCAAGGCCAATGCCGCATCCTCACCCATCAACTCTATTGTGCCCACAAAAAAGCAAACAGcgaagaaagtgaaattttgctTTCGCTGTCGCATTTGCCTGGCACAATTCAAGAGCATTTACCACTTACTGCGGCACAGACACGCACGCAAACATTGGCCGCCCAAACTCGCGCCCAAACATTTTGCCGCCACTTGCTGTGGCTGTGAGAAATTCTTTCGACACAAAATCGCCCTACACAATCACATGCGCTATATTTGCCAAGCGCTGCCGTTGTGCTGGTTCAAATTGCAAATGCGCACATTTAAATGCCGTTGCTGTCGGCGCAGCACATTTAATCACTGGCGCCTCTATCGACGGCACGAAGTCAGATGCAAATTAGCCAGGCAACGCAAAAAACAAGCAGGTCCAATTCATCAAAGTCCTGCAAACAGGAAACAACGTGGAAGGAGAGCGCGCACCTTGCCGCCCAACATAAGCAACACAGGTCGAACTTCTCGCACTGTGCCCCCACCGCTGCCCGCAAAGTGCAAACAGCAAACATCGTCACCGCGTGAGTATATCTGTCCAATATGCGCCAAAGTGTTCGCCTCAGCGAACAGTCTCAACCAGCACAGCATCACACACACCGATCAAAGGCGCCACCAGTGCCGCTTGTGTGCGCGTGCCTTCAAGCGTCGCAATGGGTTAACACAGCATGTGCGCGGTTTCCATCTGCAGCTAAAGCCGCATACCTGCACTGTATGCCAGCGCTCCTATGCGCTCAAGAGTGATATGCTACGTTGCCGTCATGCGGCGGTCAAACGGGCCAACAGTGGCATAGCGCAGAAGAAGAATCAAAGCGCAAACAGCGCAAAGGGGCGAAAGTAA
- the LOC128863023 gene encoding L-2-hydroxyglutarate dehydrogenase, mitochondrial: protein MAHLIKSIKRSVVLTQKIANSAAAAVATTGQQRFRSTKHEDYDLVVVGGGIVGVASAREILLRHPHLRVALLEKEKKLAVHQSGHNSGVIHAGMYYKPGSLKAKLCVEGMRLAYEFLDEKKVPYKKVGKLIVATNEEEVERLMILYERGQQNQCPDLKLVDAKGIKEIEPYCHGIKAIHSPHTGIVDWSVVTQYYAQDFKQAGGIIHLNYKVSDFLETTGDDAAKYPVTICGARDHQQVRTRYVLTCGGLQSDKLAELTGCPRDPRIIPFRGEYLLLSKEKQHMVRGNIYPVPDPNLPFLGVHFTPRMDGSVWLGPNAVLAFKREGYTWVDVNLLDLFDAVRHRGFLKMASRHLRFGLNEITKSLFIRSQTKELQKYIPEINEFDISQGPAGVRAQAMDSRGTLVDDFVFDKGEGESALAKQVIHCRNAPSPGATSSLAIAKMITDKLEKEFDIKG from the exons ATGGCACATctcataaaaagtattaaaagatCAGTGGTGCTGACTCAGAAGATAGCGAATTCGGCTGCAGCGGCGGTAGCGACGACGGGACAGCAACGTTTCAGGAGTACTAAACATGA GGACTATGatttggttgttgttggtggtggtATTGTTGGCGTCGCGTCAGCGCGCGAAATTCTGTTACGACATCCCCATTTGCGCGTAGCTCTATTGGAGAAGGAAAAGAAATTAGCTGTACACCAGAGTGGGCATAATTCAGGCGTTATACACGCCGGAATGTACTACAAACCGGGTTCCTTAAAGGCAAAACTATGTGTGGAGGGTATGCGATTGGCATACGAATTCCTGGACGAAAAAAAGGTGCCATACAAAAAAGTGGGCAAGTTAATTGTGGCCACCAATGAAGAGGAAGTGGAGCGCTTAATGATTCTGTATGAACGTGGCCAACAGAATCAGTGTCCTGACCTGAAGCTGGTCGATGCCAAGGGAATAAAAGAGATTGAGCCATATTGTCACGGCATTAAGGCTATACACAGTCCGCATACGGGAATTGTTGATTGGAGTGTTGTCACACAATACTATGCCCAAGACTTTAAACAAGCCGGCGGAATTATCCATCTCAACTACAaa GTATCAGACTTCTTGGAAACCACCGGCGACGATGCTGCGAAATACCCAGTGACAATATGCGGCGCACGCGACCATCAGCAAGTGCGTACGCGTTATGTGCTCACCTGTGGCGGTCTGCAATCGGACAAGTTGGCCGAACTGACAGGTTGTCCGCGAGATCCACGCATCATACCTTTCCGCGGCGAATACCTTTTGCTCTCGAAGGAGAAACAACATATGGTGCGCGGTAATATTTACCCCGTGCCTGACCCAAATCTGCCCTTCTTAGGTGTACATTTCACACCGCGCATGGACGGTTCTGTGTGGCTTGGACCGAATGCGGTGTTGGCATTCAAGCGTGAAGGCTATAC TTGGGTTGATGTGAATTTATTGGatttattcgatgcggtacgtCATCGCGGTTTCTTGAAAATGGCTAGTCGCCATTTGAGATTCGGTTTGAACGAAATTACTAAATCATTGTTTATAAGATCGCAAACAAAGGAGTTGCAAAAGTACATACCGGAAATTAACGAATTTGATATTAGCCAAGGCCCGGCTGGCGTGCGTGCACAAGCCATGGATAGCCGCGGTACTTTGGTGGATGATTTCGTTTTCGATAAAGGAGAGGGCGAAAGCGCTCTGGCTAAGCAAGTCATCCATTGTCGTAATGCCCCATCGCCAGGCGCCACCAGTAGCTTGGCCATTGCCAAGATGATAACCGATAAGCTTGAAAAGGAATTTGACATCAAAGGTTAA